The following coding sequences are from one Lycium ferocissimum isolate CSIRO_LF1 chromosome 3, AGI_CSIRO_Lferr_CH_V1, whole genome shotgun sequence window:
- the LOC132050986 gene encoding dirigent protein 21-like, whose product MENTNVALLLCFILLAIALQIAQGVVLGPKAVEQWFQKLPNTNQNVTKFHFYFHDTFSGKNPTAIEIAQSNMTATSPTFFGFVAMIDDPLTVGPEPNSTIVGRAQGIFGSADQNEAGLLMTLNFVFTTGKYNGSTLSVLGRNPPLQKYREMPIVGGSGIFRLAQGIATAKTYWFNTTSRDAIVEYNVIVLHY is encoded by the coding sequence ATGGAAAATACCAACGTAGCTCTATTGCTTTGCTTCATTCTTTTGGCTATTGCTTTGCAAATAGCTCAAGGAGTTGTCTTAGGACCCAAAGCTGTGGAACAATGGTTCCAGAAGCTTCCTAACACGAACCAAAATGTGACCAAGTTTCATTTCTATTTCCACGATACTTTTAGTGGGAAAAATCCTACTGCAATTGAAATAGCCCAGTCCAATATGACTGCTACATCCCCAACTTTCTTTGGGTTTGTTGCAATGATAGATGACCCACTAACAGTTGGGCCAGAGCCCAATTCAACAATAGTGGGTCGAGCCCAAGGGATTTTTGGTTCAGCTGATCAAAATGAGGCGGGCCTTCTCATGACTCTCAACTTTGTGTTCACGACTGGGAAGTATAATGGTAGCACACTAAGTGTTCTTGGAAGGAATCCACCCTTACAAAAGTACCGTGAGATGCCGATCGTTGGTGGTTCTGGAATTTTCCGATTGGCTCAGGGAATCGCCACCGCGAAGACATATTGGTTTAATACAACCAGTAGGGATGCTATTGTTGAGTATAATGTTATAGTCCTGCATTACTAA